The region CAAATTTTATAGCCCAATATTCTTCAGTCTTAACCCACGGACGTACGAAAAAATTCACACTGCTGTCAGCCAACTCAGATACCACAATCTGAGGTGCAGGATCATCTAAGATTCTTGACTCAGCTTCCAGAATGTTTTTAAAAATGGCTTTTGCTGTGAGGATATTGTCCCCATAGCTGATACCAAAAACCAGATCTAGACGACGTATGGGATTGGCATTAATATTGGTAATTACGCCATTGGTGATTTGACCATTGGGTACGATCATACGCTGATTATCAAAGGTGAGAAAGGTCGTGTTAAAGATGCTAATGGCCTCAACTTTACCAGTCACACCACCAGCTGTCACGGCGTCTCCTATTTTAAATGGGCGGAAGAATACCAACAGGACACCACTGGCAAAATTGCCCAATGAATCCTTAAGGGCCAGGCCAACAGCAAGTCCTGCTGCTCCAAGAATTGTTAAAAAGGAATTGGTGTTTACTCCCAATCTATCTGCTACTGCCATGAGTACGACAACCATTAAGGTGTATAATACAATCTTGTCCAAAAAGCGGATGAGTGTCTCATCTACTTCTTGCCTCTCCATGAGTTTTCTCAGTAATGCTACCAATTTTCTTGCAATCCATTTTCCAATCAGGAAAATCAGCAAGGCTCCCAGGAGGTTTAGGGAATACGTGGTGATGTACTCGGTCACCTGTTTTGTTATTTCTTGAAAATCCATAATCGCTTCCGTTCTATTTTTTTTATTTAATTTTGCTCAACAGGTTCAGGACTGGAATTCCCCATATCGACAGCAACCTTCCACTGTCCGTCATCCTGCCTGGTCCAGATGTTCAAGTATTTTCCATAACGCTTTTGTTCAACACCCTGTTCATCTTTAATGCTCAACACATATTTGCCCCAGGTCCAACCCATATCCCCAGAACCCGCCACCTCGGCTCGCTGGGGTTTCCAGGCCAGCTCGTAGTCTTCCTGTCCATCTTTCATTTCCTGGTAAATTTGTTCACGCCCAAAAACGGGATGCTGATTGTGGGACATTCCCATGGCATCTTCAGTGAGAAAATAATTAAAGGCTTCAGCCGCCCCCTTATCCAGGGACATCTGAGCAAATTGCTTGTCCGTATTTAATAACCGACGTCTCTCAGTGTCCAGATCATCATTGATATTACAGCTTGAAATCATGGTGGTAAAAATAATCAAGATTCCCAGCAAAGAGTCTAGTGTTTTAAGATTCGTCCTCATTTTTTACTCCTTGATATCAATGATGTCTTCCTGGTTGGGAATGAGACATAAAAACTCGAAGTCTTCAGTGCTCGTGGTTCTATAACTATGAGGGATGTTAGCCGGGATAAAGACCACATCATTTTTCTTAACCATGACTGTCTCCTCACCAATCACCACCTCCGCCTCACCTCCAATGCAAAACTGTTCATGCTCAACTGAGTTCGAATGCAATGGCATAAAGCCGCCTGGTTCTATGACAAAGCGCCGCATGGCAAAGTTGGGTCCCTCTTCATGAGAAATAAGCACTTGCTTGGATGTTTTTTCTCCTGTTGAGATGAGTTCCAGGGGCAAATCTTGTAGATGTTTAACAGACATATTTATTCCTATTAATTTGATTTAATCATATGGTTCTATTGCCATAGATAATAATGCCACAATATCCTGGCTGCAACCGCCCGATAAGGTCGCCACCCTTCAGCCAACTCCTGAAATTCCTCGCCCCGGGGTCGATGATCAAGTCCGAGAAGGTTCTGAAGCGCCACTTCAAGGGCCAGGTCTCCACCAGGCCAAATATCTGGCCGTCCCAGCGCCATGAGGAGGTAAATGT is a window of Candidatus Neomarinimicrobiota bacterium DNA encoding:
- a CDS encoding DUF4440 domain-containing protein, coding for MRTNLKTLDSLLGILIIFTTMISSCNINDDLDTERRRLLNTDKQFAQMSLDKGAAEAFNYFLTEDAMGMSHNQHPVFGREQIYQEMKDGQEDYELAWKPQRAEVAGSGDMGWTWGKYVLSIKDEQGVEQKRYGKYLNIWTRQDDGQWKVAVDMGNSSPEPVEQN
- a CDS encoding cupin domain-containing protein, giving the protein MSVKHLQDLPLELISTGEKTSKQVLISHEEGPNFAMRRFVIEPGGFMPLHSNSVEHEQFCIGGEAEVVIGEETVMVKKNDVVFIPANIPHSYRTTSTEDFEFLCLIPNQEDIIDIKE
- a CDS encoding mechanosensitive ion channel is translated as MDFQEITKQVTEYITTYSLNLLGALLIFLIGKWIARKLVALLRKLMERQEVDETLIRFLDKIVLYTLMVVVLMAVADRLGVNTNSFLTILGAAGLAVGLALKDSLGNFASGVLLVFFRPFKIGDAVTAGGVTGKVEAISIFNTTFLTFDNQRMIVPNGQITNGVITNINANPIRRLDLVFGISYGDNILTAKAIFKNILEAESRILDDPAPQIVVSELADSSVNFFVRPWVKTEEYWAIKFDLIEKIKIALEEAGITIPFPQRDVHLHQEEK